The Macellibacteroides fermentans genome includes the window CCGAGTCGGTACCACTTATACCTCTAAAGTCGAAATCTGTGTTGTTAAGCAAGCTGAGCGTAAGTCCCCCAACAATAAATACAATTCCGGTAATACCGGTTACTCCAAACCCCGGAATAATAAAAAGTTCCACCGCAATTAATATCAGTCCGGCTACGAAGACCAATATTTCCCAATTTTGAGCCAAACCGTCAATATAAAGAGGGGCAAAATAAAGAATAGCACCGGTAACTGCTGCAGCCAATGGGAAACCGATGCCCGGTGATTGCATTTCGAAATAGATACCACCGATGATGCACATTATCAATAAGGATTGTATAAAAGGATTCATTAAAAACCCTTTAATTTTATCAGCAAAAGAGGGTTTATACGTTTTTAATTCGTAGTTCTTGTATCCCAGATAAGAGGTGACGACTTCGTCTACCGATTCGGCAATCCCATCACAATACCCCCAGGTAACTGCCTCATCAGCTGTGAATGTAAGTACCTTTCCGCTGTCAATCAAATTAGGGATTGCTATTCGGTCGTCCACCATCGCCTCGGCAATACGAGGATCTCTTTTCCACTTATAGATTGTATCGTTTCCTTGTACTATTGTATCTTTTCCGTGAGCTTCGGCTGTCGACCTGATCATCGACCGCATATAAGACTGATATTTGTCCGGCAGAGCTTCACCTGTCTGATTAACTACTGTAGCCGCACCTATATTTGCCCCTTTTCGCATATATATCTTTTTACAAGCAATTGAGATCAGAGCACCTGCCGAAGCAGCATTGTTATCAATAAAAACATGCACAGGAACCTTGCTGTATAGGATTGCGGTCCGCATGGAATCGGCGGCTTCAAGAAGTCCGCCGTATGTATTCATGTGGATGATTACAGCCCGAGCGTTCAGCTGGTTTGCTTCAGTCAATCCTTTACTTAAATAAATTCTTGCAGCATTATCTATTTCCTTATTTATATTAATAGTGTAGATAAGCGGAATGTTTTTATTTTGCGCATTTAGAAGAAATAGCGGAGCAATCAATCCTGCCAGCAAAAGCGAAAGGAATGTTTTCATATTGATATTGTTTGATTAATTCGTTACAACTGCTGTAAAGTTACATTAATTTCTTAAGTTGTGATTTTTATTATTAATTTTTCTCAAACAATTGTTTAATTAAAAAATAATACATATATTTGTCAAAACTCCTAACGAGGGGTAAAGGATTAATTAACCGATGTTTAACTTTATATACGTGTGGTATGAACGCATTGCAATTTCAGAAAAAATTATTGGGCATG containing:
- a CDS encoding NfeD family protein, giving the protein MKTFLSLLLAGLIAPLFLLNAQNKNIPLIYTININKEIDNAARIYLSKGLTEANQLNARAVIIHMNTYGGLLEAADSMRTAILYSKVPVHVFIDNNAASAGALISIACKKIYMRKGANIGAATVVNQTGEALPDKYQSYMRSMIRSTAEAHGKDTIVQGNDTIYKWKRDPRIAEAMVDDRIAIPNLIDSGKVLTFTADEAVTWGYCDGIAESVDEVVTSYLGYKNYELKTYKPSFADKIKGFLMNPFIQSLLIMCIIGGIYFEMQSPGIGFPLAAAVTGAILYFAPLYIDGLAQNWEILVFVAGLILIAVELFIIPGFGVTGITGIVFIVGGLTLSLLNNTDFDFRGISGTDSGKAVLTVLMGIGGSFVLMIWLSNKIGEKGLLKNVALATDLEQSLSTPELNAFIGKTGKTTTVLRPSGKIEIDNAQFDAVSESGFIEKGTNVKVIRFENSQLYVEKLES